One window from the genome of Cyclobacterium amurskyense encodes:
- a CDS encoding quinone oxidoreductase family protein, producing the protein MKQATIIKYGHADEAFKIQEVNSPVPKANEVCIEVEGFGLNYADVMARNGLYKEAPKIPFVPGYEVVGKVIKTGAEAPKSLMGKRVVAFTRFSGYATEAVADYRALGVISEEISGGEACALATQYCTAYYMTHYFQQMRKGEIALVHACAGGVGTALTQLCQLKGVKVIGLCSSDEKMEYLKALKVDYPINYTQTDYKKWIIKNLGKRPVDHIFNAVAGNSFKNDLKLLAYGGKLFCFGGAARSGKKNNLLNDVSFLLKTGFVSPLFMMMKAQALIGVNMLRFADHKVDVIGTCLKELIELYNNKEIAPKVGGAFPIKKLAEAHMALESGKSTGKIYVHW; encoded by the coding sequence ATGAAACAGGCAACAATAATAAAATATGGGCATGCTGATGAAGCTTTTAAAATTCAGGAAGTTAATTCACCAGTTCCCAAAGCCAATGAAGTGTGTATTGAGGTAGAGGGCTTTGGTTTGAATTATGCAGACGTAATGGCTAGAAATGGCCTTTATAAGGAAGCACCCAAAATTCCATTTGTACCAGGCTATGAAGTAGTAGGAAAAGTGATAAAAACAGGTGCTGAGGCACCGAAATCTTTAATGGGTAAACGAGTGGTGGCCTTTACTAGATTTAGTGGATATGCTACTGAGGCTGTTGCAGACTACAGGGCATTGGGTGTGATTTCAGAAGAAATTTCAGGGGGAGAAGCCTGTGCGCTGGCCACACAATATTGCACCGCTTATTATATGACCCATTATTTCCAGCAAATGCGCAAAGGTGAAATAGCCCTCGTACACGCTTGTGCTGGTGGTGTGGGCACAGCGCTGACTCAGCTTTGCCAGTTAAAAGGAGTAAAAGTAATTGGACTTTGTAGTTCGGATGAAAAAATGGAGTACCTGAAAGCTTTAAAGGTAGATTATCCCATAAACTATACTCAAACAGACTACAAAAAATGGATTATCAAAAACTTGGGTAAACGCCCAGTAGACCATATTTTCAATGCCGTGGCAGGCAATAGTTTTAAAAATGACCTTAAATTGCTCGCTTATGGTGGCAAACTTTTTTGTTTCGGTGGTGCTGCCAGAAGTGGGAAAAAGAACAATCTGCTCAATGATGTATCCTTTTTGCTCAAAACCGGTTTCGTAAGCCCCCTATTTATGATGATGAAAGCCCAGGCTCTTATTGGGGTAAACATGTTGCGTTTTGCAGATCATAAAGTAGACGTAATAGGAACCTGCCTGAAGGAACTTATTGAATTGTACAACAATAAAGAAATTGCGCCGAAAGTGGGTGGAGCATTCCCAATTAAAAAACTAGCAGAGGCACATATGGCTTTAGAATCGGGAAAAAGTACAGGCAAGATTTATGTGCATTGGTAA
- a CDS encoding DUF4199 domain-containing protein, with amino-acid sequence MKEYSLEIKWGLIFSIMMLLWMFIERSVGLHDDLIAHHATYTNLIAIPAIAIYVFALLEKRRVYYQGKMTYWQGFKTGLLITLAVTILTPLTQWITLSFITPQYFENVIAYAVENDKMTLQEANDYFNFKSYMIQSVLGAPIMGIVTSGIVAAFTVKK; translated from the coding sequence ATGAAAGAATATAGTCTTGAGATCAAATGGGGATTGATTTTCTCCATAATGATGCTTCTTTGGATGTTTATAGAACGATCTGTGGGTTTGCATGATGACTTAATTGCTCATCATGCCACCTATACCAATTTAATTGCCATTCCCGCGATCGCCATTTACGTTTTTGCCTTGTTGGAAAAACGCCGTGTTTATTATCAGGGAAAAATGACCTATTGGCAGGGGTTCAAAACAGGTTTATTAATTACCTTGGCGGTGACCATCCTTACCCCTTTGACTCAGTGGATAACCCTTTCTTTCATTACCCCACAGTATTTTGAAAATGTTATCGCCTATGCCGTAGAAAATGATAAAATGACCCTGCAGGAAGCCAATGATTATTTTAATTTTAAGAGCTACATGATTCAAAGTGTATTGGGAGCTCCAATCATGGGCATTGTTACTTCGGGCATAGTGGCTGCCTTTACGGTGAAAAAATAG
- a CDS encoding DUF1553 domain-containing protein, which yields MFRRLIFIFLVITGLSCKPNLPDPIAQAMEELPEQVDFNIHVKPILSDNCFSCHGPDEASREAGMRLDLPDAAYAATEESGKIPLTPGKLNQSEVFHRIISEDPDYLMPTPESHLTLTNRQKAILIKWIQSGAKYQPHWAFITPKLPALPAPKIKDWSNQPIDLFIGQKLVEHGLEPSPSASKELLLRRLSLDVTGLPPSLEELDAFIADDSENAYEKQVDRLLSSPHYGEQMAMFWMDLSRFADTHGYTVDRFRDMSPWRDWVIEAYNQNMPYDQFIIEQLAGDQLPNPTKKQKLATAFNRIHPQNMEGGIVQEEFRVEYVADRTNTLGKAFMALSLECARCHDHKFDPVSQKEYFQLSSFFNQVDEAGQISWDNAMPVPTMLWTDEEKDKLLKMLKNDIAKAEVAMVNIKKEEQANLESWINNQSYKNTRFYIPSKSLIAHFDFDKLPIQDRIKPTVQGIMEGIGEKSRQPDLVEGYKGKAATLNGDSWLKMGGVGSFSKDQAFSVGIWVNIPANLENGVIFHTGNGAVLFNRRGYHLYLKENRLEMILAHTAPYNVISNHTLEDIPRDEWVHLLMTYDGSSKAKGIKTYANGKLMASEMSRDNLYKDILFDGNDQPGIQLGAVWRGRGLKGAAVDELTIFNKELSPLEILEWIQPDLLAQTLKKSAKDLNAEERLSLETFYWNNISPNYQSQLKKLEAARSEHSAAVEPIQEVMVMDDMNPKRNTYILERGEYAAHGEEVDANTPTSILPMPEDYPKNRLGLARWLVNDKHPLTARVAVNRLWQQFFGRGLVATSSDFGNQGEMPSHPELLDWLAVTFRESGWDVKKMQKMILMSATYRQSSLASKELQEKDYDNIWLARGPSGRMPGEMIRDNALYASNMLGKALGGPSVKPYQPDGLWSVNGGQYVEDTGENLFRRSLYTLWKRSVPNPTLHIFDAPERSEATIKRQETNTPLQALVLMNDPIYVEIAKVLGMQIANEQDTSKAIQDAFRKLTGRFPKDRELAVLLKLREVELEKFKKAPEKMDGWLNEGAYPIKEKPDRYQWAANTVVASAILNADATITKR from the coding sequence ATGTTTCGCAGATTGATTTTTATATTTCTGGTGATCACGGGATTGTCCTGTAAGCCCAATTTACCTGATCCAATAGCTCAGGCAATGGAAGAACTTCCAGAGCAGGTGGATTTTAATATCCATGTTAAACCTATCCTTTCAGACAATTGCTTCTCTTGCCACGGCCCTGATGAAGCTTCCAGAGAAGCGGGAATGAGGCTGGACCTTCCTGATGCTGCCTATGCAGCGACCGAGGAAAGTGGGAAAATACCTTTAACCCCAGGAAAATTAAACCAAAGTGAAGTCTTTCACCGGATCATTTCTGAAGATCCAGATTACCTGATGCCTACGCCTGAGTCTCACCTCACCTTAACCAATAGACAAAAGGCAATACTTATTAAATGGATTCAATCCGGAGCAAAGTACCAACCTCATTGGGCTTTTATTACTCCTAAATTACCTGCACTTCCTGCTCCTAAAATTAAAGATTGGTCCAATCAACCCATTGACCTGTTTATTGGTCAAAAACTCGTGGAACATGGACTTGAACCTTCTCCATCTGCCTCCAAAGAATTGCTCCTTAGAAGATTGAGCCTGGATGTAACCGGTTTGCCTCCAAGTTTAGAAGAATTGGATGCCTTTATAGCGGATGATTCAGAAAATGCCTATGAGAAGCAAGTTGATCGTTTGCTAAGCTCACCACATTATGGTGAACAAATGGCGATGTTTTGGATGGACTTGTCAAGGTTTGCAGATACCCACGGATACACCGTCGATAGGTTTAGAGACATGTCTCCATGGAGGGATTGGGTGATAGAGGCTTACAACCAAAACATGCCCTATGACCAATTCATTATAGAACAGCTGGCAGGAGATCAACTTCCCAATCCTACTAAAAAGCAAAAGCTTGCGACGGCTTTCAACCGAATACATCCCCAAAATATGGAGGGAGGAATCGTTCAGGAAGAATTTAGGGTAGAATATGTTGCAGACAGGACCAATACACTTGGCAAGGCCTTTATGGCCCTAAGTCTGGAATGTGCAAGATGCCATGACCATAAATTTGATCCGGTAAGTCAAAAAGAATATTTTCAGTTAAGTAGCTTTTTCAATCAGGTAGATGAAGCAGGGCAAATTTCCTGGGACAATGCCATGCCTGTTCCTACCATGCTTTGGACGGATGAAGAAAAAGACAAACTGTTGAAGATGTTAAAGAATGACATTGCCAAGGCAGAAGTTGCCATGGTAAACATCAAAAAAGAAGAACAGGCCAATCTTGAAAGCTGGATAAACAATCAGTCTTATAAAAACACCCGCTTTTACATTCCATCCAAATCACTAATTGCCCATTTTGACTTCGATAAGCTCCCTATTCAGGACAGAATAAAGCCAACTGTTCAAGGCATTATGGAAGGTATTGGAGAAAAAAGTAGGCAACCCGATTTGGTAGAAGGGTATAAAGGAAAAGCAGCCACGCTCAATGGGGATAGTTGGTTGAAAATGGGAGGCGTTGGTAGTTTTTCGAAAGACCAGGCTTTTAGTGTAGGGATTTGGGTAAATATTCCTGCAAATCTTGAAAATGGGGTCATCTTTCATACTGGCAACGGTGCTGTATTGTTCAATAGAAGAGGTTACCATTTGTATTTAAAGGAGAACAGGCTGGAAATGATACTCGCACACACGGCTCCTTATAACGTCATTAGTAACCATACCCTGGAAGATATACCAAGAGACGAATGGGTTCATTTGTTGATGACCTATGATGGCTCTTCCAAAGCAAAAGGAATAAAAACCTATGCCAATGGGAAGTTAATGGCCAGCGAAATGTCCAGAGATAATTTGTATAAAGACATTCTATTTGATGGTAATGACCAACCAGGCATTCAGTTGGGCGCTGTTTGGAGAGGAAGAGGATTGAAAGGAGCCGCTGTTGATGAACTTACGATATTCAATAAAGAATTGTCGCCTTTGGAAATATTGGAATGGATTCAACCAGATCTATTGGCACAAACGTTGAAAAAGAGTGCTAAAGATTTAAATGCTGAAGAAAGACTTTCCTTAGAAACTTTCTACTGGAACAACATCTCCCCCAATTATCAAAGCCAATTAAAAAAACTAGAAGCCGCTCGATCTGAACATTCTGCTGCTGTAGAGCCGATACAAGAGGTGATGGTCATGGATGACATGAATCCAAAAAGGAATACCTATATATTGGAGCGAGGAGAGTATGCTGCACACGGGGAAGAGGTAGATGCCAACACGCCGACCTCTATTCTTCCCATGCCCGAAGATTATCCAAAAAACCGACTTGGTCTTGCGCGCTGGTTGGTAAATGACAAACATCCGCTTACGGCGAGGGTGGCAGTTAACCGTCTTTGGCAGCAGTTTTTTGGTAGAGGATTGGTAGCCACTTCTTCGGATTTTGGTAATCAGGGAGAAATGCCAAGCCATCCGGAATTGCTGGATTGGCTGGCCGTTACTTTCAGAGAATCGGGTTGGGATGTGAAAAAAATGCAGAAAATGATCCTTATGTCTGCCACTTACAGACAATCCTCACTGGCAAGTAAAGAACTTCAGGAAAAAGATTATGACAATATTTGGTTGGCAAGAGGTCCATCAGGTAGGATGCCTGGGGAGATGATTCGTGACAACGCCCTTTATGCGAGCAATATGCTTGGCAAAGCTTTGGGGGGACCAAGTGTCAAACCTTATCAGCCGGATGGCTTGTGGTCTGTAAATGGTGGGCAATACGTAGAGGATACTGGGGAGAACCTATTCAGAAGAAGTTTATACACCTTATGGAAAAGATCTGTTCCCAATCCTACTCTACATATTTTCGATGCCCCGGAAAGATCCGAAGCCACGATTAAAAGGCAAGAAACAAATACCCCACTTCAAGCATTGGTGTTGATGAATGATCCTATTTATGTGGAAATAGCCAAAGTACTGGGAATGCAAATTGCTAACGAGCAGGATACAAGTAAAGCCATTCAGGATGCATTTAGAAAACTCACCGGAAGGTTTCCTAAAGATCGGGAACTGGCTGTGTTATTGAAGTTAAGGGAAGTAGAACTTGAAAAATTTAAAAAAGCCCCTGAGAAAATGGATGGGTGGCTCAATGAAGGGGCTTATCCCATAAAAGAAAAACCAGACAGGTATCAATGGGCAGCCAATACAGTTGTGGCCAGCGCTATTCTTAACGCGGATGCTACCATTACCAAAAGATAA
- a CDS encoding DUF1501 domain-containing protein: MCNHHKNNRFQAYPDLHELEKKIDRRHFLTKTAMGMGGLALASLFSDDGLMAKDMDTPLGTALPGLPHHAPKAKRIIYLFQSGGPSQLDLFDYKPSLSDMHGKDLPESIRGGQRLTGMSANQSIFPVAQSNFKFQQYGKSRTWVSELMPHTAEVVDELCFIKSMITEQINHDPAITFMQTGHQLPGRPSMGAWLSYGLGSENQNLPGFVVLVSKNAVRDQPLYARLWGNGFLPSQHQGVQFRSGKDPVLFLSNPENYDGHDRKEMLDYLKDLNGIQFDTYGDPEINARIAQYEMAFRMQTSVPEVSDMTDEPDWVFDLYGEESRDPGTYAANCLLARKLIEKDVKFVQLYHQGWDQHGNLPGGIKNQCAKTDQATAALIKDLKQRGLLEDTLVVWGGEFGRTVYSQGTLTADNYGRDHHPRCFTMWMAGAGVKPGFTYGATDDFGYNVIQDPVHVHDFHASLMHLFGVDHEKLIFKHQGRRYRLTDVAGNVVNDLFT; encoded by the coding sequence ATGTGCAATCACCATAAAAATAATCGCTTTCAAGCCTACCCAGACCTTCACGAGCTGGAGAAAAAAATAGACCGTAGGCATTTTCTTACCAAAACGGCCATGGGCATGGGGGGACTGGCTTTGGCCTCCTTATTTTCTGATGATGGGTTGATGGCTAAAGACATGGATACTCCACTTGGAACAGCTCTACCAGGGCTTCCTCACCATGCGCCAAAAGCGAAACGGATCATATACCTTTTTCAAAGTGGAGGGCCTTCACAGCTTGATCTTTTTGACTACAAACCAAGCCTAAGCGATATGCACGGCAAAGACCTTCCCGAATCAATCAGAGGTGGTCAGCGACTTACAGGTATGAGTGCCAATCAAAGTATTTTTCCCGTGGCGCAGTCCAATTTTAAATTTCAGCAATACGGAAAAAGCCGAACCTGGGTGAGTGAGTTAATGCCCCATACGGCAGAGGTGGTGGATGAACTTTGCTTTATCAAATCCATGATCACTGAGCAAATAAATCATGATCCAGCCATAACCTTTATGCAAACCGGTCATCAGTTGCCCGGAAGACCCTCTATGGGTGCCTGGCTTTCTTACGGATTGGGTTCCGAAAATCAAAACTTACCAGGCTTTGTGGTCTTGGTGTCCAAAAATGCGGTTAGGGATCAACCTCTGTATGCCAGACTTTGGGGCAATGGCTTTCTGCCTTCCCAGCATCAAGGCGTACAATTCAGGTCAGGTAAAGATCCTGTGCTCTTCTTGAGCAACCCGGAGAACTATGACGGACATGATCGAAAGGAAATGTTGGATTACCTCAAGGACTTAAATGGCATCCAGTTTGATACCTATGGTGATCCTGAGATCAATGCCAGAATTGCCCAGTACGAAATGGCCTTCCGTATGCAAACTTCTGTTCCTGAAGTATCGGACATGACCGATGAGCCGGATTGGGTATTTGATTTGTATGGTGAAGAAAGTCGTGATCCCGGAACCTATGCTGCCAATTGTCTTTTGGCAAGGAAGCTGATAGAGAAAGATGTGAAGTTCGTCCAGCTTTACCATCAGGGTTGGGACCAACATGGAAACCTTCCAGGTGGAATAAAGAACCAATGCGCAAAAACCGATCAGGCCACCGCGGCCCTGATTAAGGACCTTAAACAAAGAGGCTTGCTCGAGGACACCCTGGTAGTTTGGGGTGGAGAGTTTGGGAGAACAGTTTACAGCCAGGGAACCCTTACAGCCGATAATTATGGAAGGGACCATCATCCACGTTGCTTTACCATGTGGATGGCGGGTGCAGGAGTGAAGCCTGGGTTTACTTATGGAGCTACGGATGATTTTGGATACAATGTGATCCAAGACCCAGTGCATGTGCATGATTTTCATGCAAGTTTAATGCATCTATTCGGAGTGGATCACGAAAAACTCATCTTTAAACACCAGGGCAGAAGGTACCGCCTTACCGATGTGGCAGGGAATGTGGTCAATGACCTGTTTACATAA
- a CDS encoding VOC family protein — protein sequence MSSNVNPVNWFEIYVEDMDKAKTFYSTVLNKKLEDMQVPGGMEDLRMVAFPYVDGAINSSGALVKSSEMKPGTGGTLIYFSCEDCADEQSRVETAGGKVLQPKFQIGEHGFCAICMDPEGNTFGLYSMK from the coding sequence ATGAGCTCAAATGTAAACCCCGTTAACTGGTTTGAAATCTATGTAGAAGACATGGATAAGGCAAAGACCTTTTATTCAACCGTACTGAATAAAAAACTTGAAGACATGCAAGTTCCAGGAGGAATGGAAGACCTAAGAATGGTCGCCTTTCCTTATGTAGATGGAGCTATAAATTCCTCTGGTGCCTTGGTAAAGTCGAGTGAAATGAAACCCGGTACCGGAGGAACATTGATTTACTTCTCCTGTGAAGACTGTGCCGATGAACAAAGCAGAGTGGAAACAGCAGGGGGCAAAGTGCTTCAGCCAAAGTTCCAGATAGGTGAACATGGCTTTTGCGCTATTTGTATGGACCCTGAAGGAAATACTTTTGGATTGTACTCAATGAAATAA
- a CDS encoding GMC oxidoreductase — protein MANQSYDAIVVGSGISGGWAAKELTEKGLKVLLLERGPNVEHVKDYKNATKAPWEIPHRGRRTIEMLENHPNLRRDYVLNELNLDWWAHEDDSPYVEKKPFTWFRGYQVGGRSLLWGRQSYRWSDTDFEANGKQGIAVDWPIRYKDLAPWYSYVEKFAGISGNRDGLDILPDGEFMPAMPLNCVEKSVADRVKDHFKGARVMTNARIANISQPLPGRPGCQYRNKCSLGCPYGGYFSTQSSTLPAAVATGNLTLRPWSIVTKVLYDKDSKKATGVEILDGETNETIEFNSKIVFLCASAFNSAAILMRSATEVWPEGLGSSSGELGHNVMDHHFRLGARGVVEGFEDKYYFGRRPGGFYVPRYRNLGNESRDYIRGFGFQGGASRQGWSRTVAELDFGAPLKAELTEPGDWTIGMTAFGEILPYHTNTIKLSKTVTDKWGIPVLEMDAEIHENEKKMRVDMKNDAAEMLEAAGVKNVTTYDTGYTFGQGIHEMGTARMGRDPKSSVLNGHNQVWDAKNVFVTDGAAMTSAAAQNPSLTYMAMTARAASFAVEELKKGNL, from the coding sequence ATGGCTAATCAAAGTTATGACGCTATTGTCGTTGGATCAGGGATCAGCGGCGGTTGGGCGGCAAAAGAATTAACGGAGAAGGGGTTAAAAGTACTTCTTCTGGAAAGGGGTCCTAACGTAGAGCACGTAAAAGATTATAAAAACGCGACCAAAGCACCTTGGGAAATACCTCATAGAGGAAGGCGTACAATAGAGATGTTGGAAAATCACCCGAATCTTAGAAGAGATTATGTTTTGAATGAGCTTAACCTTGATTGGTGGGCGCATGAGGATGATTCTCCATATGTAGAAAAAAAGCCTTTCACCTGGTTTCGTGGTTACCAAGTAGGAGGTCGTTCCTTGCTTTGGGGAAGACAAAGTTACCGTTGGTCTGATACTGATTTTGAAGCCAATGGCAAGCAAGGCATAGCAGTAGATTGGCCTATCAGGTACAAAGATCTTGCACCTTGGTACAGTTATGTGGAAAAATTTGCAGGTATTTCTGGAAACAGAGATGGTCTTGATATTCTTCCTGATGGAGAATTTATGCCTGCAATGCCTTTGAACTGTGTTGAAAAGAGTGTGGCTGACAGGGTCAAAGACCATTTTAAAGGTGCCAGAGTTATGACAAATGCTCGGATTGCCAATATTAGCCAGCCTCTTCCGGGCAGGCCTGGCTGTCAATACCGAAATAAATGTTCTCTTGGTTGTCCTTATGGTGGTTACTTTAGTACCCAATCCTCTACATTGCCAGCAGCAGTGGCTACAGGAAACCTTACATTAAGGCCTTGGTCAATTGTTACCAAAGTGCTTTATGACAAAGACAGTAAAAAAGCTACTGGAGTAGAGATACTCGATGGTGAAACAAATGAAACCATTGAATTCAATTCTAAAATTGTATTCCTTTGTGCTTCAGCATTCAATTCAGCCGCAATTTTGATGCGTTCAGCTACGGAAGTGTGGCCTGAAGGATTAGGAAGTAGTTCTGGAGAGCTTGGACATAATGTAATGGATCACCATTTCAGACTTGGTGCCAGAGGAGTAGTAGAAGGCTTTGAAGATAAATATTACTTTGGAAGAAGGCCTGGAGGATTTTATGTTCCAAGGTACAGAAACCTAGGAAACGAAAGTAGAGATTATATTAGAGGCTTTGGCTTCCAGGGTGGTGCCAGCAGACAAGGTTGGAGCAGAACCGTTGCTGAATTGGACTTTGGTGCACCTTTAAAAGCAGAACTTACAGAGCCAGGCGACTGGACTATAGGTATGACTGCTTTCGGTGAAATCCTTCCTTACCACACCAATACCATAAAGCTCAGCAAAACAGTAACCGACAAGTGGGGAATCCCTGTCTTGGAAATGGATGCAGAAATCCACGAAAATGAGAAAAAAATGAGGGTGGACATGAAAAATGATGCAGCAGAAATGCTTGAAGCTGCAGGTGTAAAAAATGTCACCACTTATGATACTGGATATACCTTCGGACAAGGTATTCATGAAATGGGTACAGCAAGAATGGGAAGAGATCCTAAATCTTCTGTTTTGAATGGCCACAATCAAGTGTGGGATGCGAAAAATGTATTTGTGACTGATGGAGCAGCAATGACTTCAGCTGCTGCACAAAACCCTTCGTTGACCTACATGGCCATGACTGCTAGGGCAGCAAGTTTCGCTGTTGAAGAATTGAAAAAAGGTAATCTGTAA
- a CDS encoding DUF2254 domain-containing protein, with amino-acid sequence MKKLFFWWSKLKSTFWFVPVLIIALGIALPFWLVYLDNTHGFEPKGGWKYLFPSSPNAAKDILSTIAGAMIGVAGTVFSITLVALTLASSQFGPRLIKNFMYDRINQTVLGTYVSLYIYCLIVLNTVKDTDQLEFTPIISVFFALLMTIGNIVLLIIFIHHVANSIQADNIIDKISKNLSQNLKILFPEQIGDAATFSFDLEKIKAGFTYSKPLKSNKEGYLQYVDPEKLMEHVSGEDLFLELYFRPGDYLFIDREIGKVYSHKNLSEEELEPLKDNFLTGRTRTSQQDAEHAIHQMVEIAARALSPGINDPYTAIACIDNLSNTMAYLTTVKFPSPYRVGEQNRLRIYANALTFEGMMGAAYNAIRQYSKANPPVIIHLMEAMATLHDFAVDQQHKQVIKKHAEMILSLAERSIDEKNDLEDLQKRFDAIQN; translated from the coding sequence ATGAAAAAATTATTTTTCTGGTGGTCTAAACTCAAGTCTACTTTTTGGTTTGTACCTGTTTTGATTATTGCTCTTGGTATCGCCCTACCATTCTGGCTAGTTTATCTGGATAACACGCATGGATTTGAGCCCAAAGGTGGCTGGAAATATTTGTTCCCCAGCAGTCCAAATGCCGCTAAGGATATTCTCTCTACAATAGCAGGTGCAATGATTGGAGTGGCAGGAACTGTCTTCTCCATTACGCTGGTAGCCCTCACACTGGCAAGCAGTCAATTTGGCCCGAGGCTAATAAAGAATTTCATGTATGACCGGATCAATCAGACGGTATTAGGGACTTACGTATCCTTGTACATTTACTGCTTGATTGTGCTCAATACAGTGAAAGATACCGATCAACTGGAATTTACACCTATCATTTCCGTGTTTTTTGCCTTATTGATGACCATAGGCAATATCGTATTGCTAATTATTTTTATACATCATGTAGCCAATAGCATTCAAGCGGACAATATTATTGACAAAATCTCCAAAAATCTTTCTCAGAATTTAAAAATCCTTTTCCCGGAACAAATCGGTGATGCGGCAACTTTCTCTTTTGACTTAGAAAAAATTAAGGCCGGATTTACCTATTCAAAGCCTCTGAAAAGCAATAAAGAAGGCTATTTACAATATGTGGATCCTGAAAAGTTAATGGAACACGTTTCCGGTGAAGACCTTTTTCTTGAGCTTTATTTTCGCCCCGGAGACTATTTATTTATAGACAGAGAAATAGGAAAGGTTTATTCTCATAAAAACTTGTCTGAAGAAGAGCTGGAACCTCTAAAAGACAACTTCCTAACCGGCAGAACACGCACCTCCCAACAGGATGCAGAGCATGCCATCCACCAGATGGTGGAAATCGCTGCCCGGGCCTTGTCACCGGGTATAAATGACCCTTATACAGCTATCGCCTGTATTGACAACCTAAGCAATACCATGGCTTACCTGACCACGGTAAAGTTTCCTTCACCTTATAGAGTTGGAGAACAGAATAGGTTGAGAATCTACGCCAATGCATTGACTTTTGAAGGAATGATGGGGGCCGCATACAATGCTATTAGACAATACTCAAAGGCTAACCCTCCTGTAATAATCCACTTGATGGAAGCCATGGCCACACTTCATGATTTTGCAGTGGACCAGCAACACAAGCAAGTGATAAAAAAGCATGCTGAAATGATCCTTAGCTTGGCCGAACGCTCAATTGATGAAAAGAATGACCTTGAGGATCTACAAAAACGATTTGATGCTATTCAAAATTAA
- a CDS encoding Crp/Fnr family transcriptional regulator, with protein sequence MNPSSILKSIYQHPQLNSGACEDIFAAHHRVHFEKGEAILSEGQQSNAYYCMESGLARAFAVNSSGKDITTSFFSPGNVIIEVASLFLRVPTKENIAAVTPCVCWKIDFKDFEALFKSVPGFAEWGRTWMSNSLLENKLRSLHMITDSAKDRYLRLQREQPLIIQQAPLKQIATYLGVTDTSLSRIRNEVTKEV encoded by the coding sequence ATGAATCCATCTTCAATACTTAAATCCATCTACCAGCATCCTCAGTTAAATTCAGGGGCCTGTGAGGACATTTTTGCAGCACACCATAGGGTTCATTTTGAAAAGGGTGAAGCCATTCTAAGCGAAGGTCAACAATCCAATGCCTACTACTGCATGGAGTCCGGCCTAGCCAGGGCCTTTGCTGTTAATAGTTCTGGCAAAGACATCACTACCAGCTTTTTCAGCCCAGGCAACGTAATCATCGAGGTGGCCTCTTTATTCCTAAGAGTTCCAACAAAAGAAAACATTGCAGCAGTAACTCCTTGCGTATGCTGGAAAATAGACTTTAAAGATTTTGAAGCTTTATTTAAATCCGTCCCCGGTTTTGCAGAATGGGGAAGAACATGGATGTCCAACTCTCTTCTTGAAAACAAACTGAGATCCCTGCATATGATCACGGATTCCGCCAAGGATAGGTATTTAAGACTTCAAAGGGAGCAACCTTTGATTATCCAACAAGCTCCGTTGAAGCAGATAGCCACTTATTTGGGCGTTACGGATACCTCTTTAAGCAGAATTAGAAACGAGGTCACTAAAGAAGTTTGA
- a CDS encoding gluconate 2-dehydrogenase subunit 3 family protein: MNRREALKSVVLMMGGTMVGANVILTGCAPDSQIEGLDFSEDELAYMDEIGEAIIPTTDTPGAKAAGIGSFMAMMVKSTYTEEQQKSFINGLNKLKSDFKAANKKDFMDATVEERTNFLNQVNKKAMVPATEDNKEDKYILMIKDLTLLGYFTSEIGATQALRFVETPGRYEPCIEYKKGDRAWAI, from the coding sequence ATGAATAGAAGAGAAGCACTTAAAAGTGTGGTCCTCATGATGGGAGGGACCATGGTAGGTGCTAACGTTATTTTAACTGGATGTGCTCCTGATTCACAGATTGAAGGACTTGATTTTTCTGAAGATGAATTGGCCTATATGGATGAAATCGGAGAAGCAATTATCCCTACTACCGATACTCCCGGAGCAAAAGCTGCGGGTATAGGTTCGTTTATGGCCATGATGGTGAAATCTACTTATACTGAAGAACAACAAAAATCCTTTATTAACGGTCTTAATAAGTTGAAGAGCGATTTCAAGGCGGCTAACAAAAAGGATTTTATGGATGCTACGGTAGAAGAAAGGACAAATTTCTTAAACCAAGTTAATAAAAAGGCCATGGTTCCTGCTACTGAAGACAATAAAGAGGACAAGTATATTTTAATGATAAAAGATCTGACTTTATTGGGCTATTTTACTTCGGAAATCGGCGCTACTCAAGCGCTTAGGTTTGTGGAAACCCCAGGTAGGTATGAACCTTGTATTGAATATAAAAAAGGGGATAGGGCTTGGGCTATCTAA